Proteins from a single region of Myxococcales bacterium:
- a CDS encoding thiol:disulfide interchange protein, which produces MLRKISWLISLAMLLTAVAPALLAAQEPATAPSPKVRAEMLADVDALAPGAPFRLGVRFHVEKEWHIYWVNPGEAGIPTQVKWNETSGITPGELQYPAPILFGASSPISGYGYEDEVLLFVEATAPKIFPSQPHKFSAKASWLVCRNTCVPGSQEVSLTLPPATAVEPGKNRALFDQAQAAVPPPAERIAGLTVRHTPSVSAVQPDKDFQILFVLKGPAGVRLAPRADSRTPVFAPFKSEMVEAGKIEVDDPRPEPREELAVKFSGHALPEMEKAEKIGGVFQLDWIENGRKTPVVFSFTVELPFAATGATVEHNPLPDFAAPVATVGGAMAAAGQSVWLMLLFAFVGGIILNVMPCVLPVVSIKILSLVNQSQMSRKDIRRHGQAYAAGIIVTFLILAIAVAILKSGGEAIGWGFQFQSPLFVALLAALVFVFGLSLLDVFVLTAPTGAALQEAVAKEGLRGSFFNGIFAVILATPCTAPFLGTAIGFAFTQPTVVTFLIFLAVAGGLAFPFLLLAYVPAWKKFLPKPGDWMDTFKSVMGFLLLGTVIWLLDVLGKQTGGAGLIRMLCYLGLLGFGAWLYGRFGNITRTAPVRVAATIFALALAAGAGFYLLRFTPPAPVATASEAFEAGGIAWQPFSEKKLQELLAADQTVFMDFTAAWCWTCKVNEKAVIETDPVRQALHELKIVPVRGDWTNRNPEISAFLKAHGKAGVPVYAVAGPGTGKEIVLLPEVITKEMVIAALEKAVKGS; this is translated from the coding sequence ATGCTCCGAAAAATCAGTTGGTTGATTTCGCTCGCGATGCTGCTGACCGCCGTTGCCCCCGCGCTGCTCGCGGCGCAGGAGCCGGCCACCGCGCCATCGCCCAAGGTCAGGGCCGAGATGCTGGCCGACGTCGACGCGCTCGCACCCGGCGCTCCGTTCCGCCTCGGCGTCCGGTTCCACGTCGAAAAAGAATGGCACATCTACTGGGTCAATCCGGGCGAGGCGGGCATCCCGACCCAGGTGAAATGGAACGAGACCTCGGGCATCACCCCGGGCGAATTGCAATACCCGGCCCCGATTCTCTTCGGCGCCAGCTCGCCGATCAGCGGTTACGGCTACGAGGACGAGGTCCTGCTGTTCGTCGAGGCCACCGCGCCGAAAATCTTCCCGAGCCAACCGCACAAGTTCAGCGCCAAGGCTTCCTGGCTCGTCTGCCGCAACACCTGCGTTCCGGGTAGCCAGGAAGTCAGCCTGACCCTGCCCCCGGCCACCGCGGTCGAGCCGGGCAAGAACCGGGCGCTGTTCGATCAGGCGCAGGCCGCCGTGCCGCCCCCGGCCGAACGGATCGCCGGGCTGACCGTCCGGCACACGCCGAGCGTTTCCGCGGTGCAACCCGACAAGGATTTCCAGATACTGTTCGTGCTCAAGGGCCCGGCGGGCGTGCGATTGGCGCCGCGCGCCGATTCCCGAACGCCGGTCTTTGCGCCGTTTAAAAGCGAAATGGTCGAAGCGGGTAAGATCGAGGTCGACGACCCGCGGCCGGAACCGCGCGAGGAACTGGCCGTCAAATTCAGCGGCCACGCCCTTCCCGAAATGGAAAAAGCCGAAAAAATCGGCGGCGTCTTTCAATTGGACTGGATCGAAAACGGCCGGAAAACGCCGGTCGTCTTCTCGTTCACCGTTGAACTGCCGTTCGCGGCGACCGGGGCGACCGTCGAGCACAATCCGCTGCCCGACTTCGCCGCGCCCGTGGCGACAGTTGGCGGCGCGATGGCCGCGGCGGGCCAATCGGTTTGGCTGATGCTGTTGTTCGCCTTCGTCGGCGGCATCATTCTGAACGTGATGCCCTGCGTGCTGCCGGTGGTGTCGATCAAGATCCTGTCGCTGGTCAACCAATCCCAGATGAGCCGCAAGGATATCCGCCGTCACGGCCAGGCTTACGCCGCCGGCATCATCGTGACCTTCCTGATTCTGGCGATCGCGGTGGCGATCCTGAAAAGCGGCGGTGAGGCGATCGGCTGGGGATTTCAGTTCCAATCGCCGCTCTTCGTCGCGCTGCTCGCCGCGCTGGTCTTCGTCTTCGGCCTGTCGCTGCTGGACGTTTTCGTGTTGACGGCCCCGACCGGCGCCGCGCTGCAGGAAGCCGTCGCGAAGGAGGGTTTGCGCGGCTCGTTTTTCAACGGCATTTTCGCGGTCATCCTGGCGACGCCCTGCACGGCCCCGTTTCTCGGCACGGCCATCGGTTTCGCCTTCACCCAACCGACCGTGGTGACCTTCCTGATTTTCCTGGCGGTGGCCGGCGGACTGGCGTTTCCGTTCCTGCTGTTGGCCTACGTGCCGGCGTGGAAGAAATTCCTCCCCAAACCCGGCGACTGGATGGACACCTTCAAATCCGTCATGGGTTTTTTGTTGCTGGGCACCGTGATCTGGCTGCTGGACGTGCTCGGCAAGCAGACCGGCGGCGCGGGCTTGATCCGCATGCTGTGCTACCTGGGCCTCCTCGGCTTCGGCGCCTGGCTGTACGGCCGGTTCGGCAACATCACCCGAACCGCGCCCGTCCGCGTCGCGGCGACGATCTTCGCCCTAGCCCTGGCGGCCGGCGCCGGTTTTTACCTGCTGCGCTTCACGCCCCCCGCGCCCGTCGCCACCGCGTCGGAAGCGTTCGAAGCGGGCGGCATCGCTTGGCAGCCGTTTTCCGAAAAGAAGCTGCAAGAGCTGCTGGCCGCCGATCAAACCGTTTTCATGGATTTCACGGCGGCCTGGTGCTGGACCTGCAAGGTCAATGAAAAAGCGGTGATCGAGACCGACCCGGTGCGCCAGGCGCTGCACGAGTTGAAAATCGTTCCGGTGCGCGGCGACTGGACTAACCGCAACCCGGAGATCTCGGCGTTTCTCAAGGCGCACGGCAAGGCCGGCGTGCCGGTTTACGCGGTCGCCGGACCCGGAACCGGCAAGGAAATCGTGCTGCTGCCGGAAGTGATTACGAAGGAAATGGTGATCGCCGCGCTTGAAAAAGCGGTGAAAGGCTCTTAA
- a CDS encoding TlpA family protein disulfide reductase, whose product MNKPALIILIVILAGGWAISSSGQQNPQGPPYISSSKATYKPLGAVESIPIYKNVGKTTLLVFWASWCMPCLQEVPQLNHLHNLYGASGLNILAMNMDESSDENVALLVKKFEIIYPVAIPTPELVRDFKVHAIPLTLLYGPNGVLEQSWLGPVSVEELERQIKKVLPAKPEVDKVKS is encoded by the coding sequence ATGAATAAACCAGCCCTGATAATACTGATCGTCATCCTCGCCGGAGGATGGGCGATTTCCTCCTCGGGCCAGCAAAATCCGCAAGGCCCGCCGTACATCAGTTCGTCGAAGGCCACTTACAAGCCGCTGGGCGCCGTGGAAAGCATCCCGATCTACAAGAACGTCGGCAAAACCACGCTCCTCGTATTCTGGGCCAGTTGGTGCATGCCCTGCCTGCAGGAAGTGCCGCAGCTCAATCACCTGCACAACCTGTACGGTGCTTCCGGGCTGAACATTCTGGCGATGAACATGGACGAAAGCTCCGATGAAAACGTCGCGCTGCTGGTGAAAAAATTCGAGATCATCTATCCGGTCGCGATTCCGACGCCCGAACTGGTGCGCGATTTCAAGGTGCACGCGATTCCGCTGACCCTGCTCTACGGGCCCAACGGCGTGCTCGAACAATCCTGGTTGGGGCCGGTTTCGGTCGAGGAACTGGAACGCCAGATCAAAAAGGTGCTGCCGGCCAAACCGGAAGTCGACAAGGTCAAATCGTGA
- the xseA gene encoding exodeoxyribonuclease VII large subunit — MNERDRRVWTVAELAAQIKGQLEKSFAEVLVRGEVSALAQPASGHLYFTLKDDRAAIRCVLYRQISRFLRVLPEEKKEFLVRGKVSAYGPRSEYQIVVDFLEPIGLGALYAAYLALQQKLAARGYFAQERKRPLPKLPRTIGIVTSLSGAALHDMLRILLARRPGQHVVVAPTLVQGDKAPAAIARALRLLTDRAAPDLVIVGRGGGSPEDLWCWNEEEVVRAVVECPVPVISGVGHETDVSLCDLAADARAATPTHAAEMAVPDIAELLVKVGLQRRRLTRTLANRLESLDRRLEHLRHRLRQEAAPTAPAGRRLDELHEKLVNELHFLVTRRRHQLEMLNQRLQAQSPAARLAQRRQRLESLHFRLRGALARQLDKQENRRAILHGRLENVSPLAVLERGYAIVTDAQRRAVRHAGQTQPGDPLHVRLHRGKLSAVVTAVDPGE; from the coding sequence GTGAACGAACGCGACCGCCGCGTCTGGACCGTCGCCGAACTCGCCGCGCAAATCAAAGGACAACTGGAAAAATCCTTCGCCGAAGTCCTCGTCCGCGGGGAAGTCAGCGCCCTGGCGCAGCCGGCCAGCGGGCACCTCTATTTCACGCTCAAGGACGACCGGGCCGCGATCCGCTGCGTCCTTTATCGCCAAATCAGCCGTTTCCTGCGGGTTCTGCCGGAAGAAAAAAAGGAATTCCTCGTGCGCGGCAAGGTCAGCGCCTACGGCCCGCGCAGCGAATACCAGATCGTCGTCGATTTTCTGGAGCCGATCGGCCTGGGCGCGCTGTACGCGGCCTATCTGGCCTTGCAGCAAAAACTGGCGGCCCGCGGCTACTTCGCCCAGGAACGCAAGCGCCCGCTGCCGAAGCTGCCGCGCACGATCGGCATCGTCACCAGCCTCTCCGGTGCGGCGCTGCACGACATGCTGCGCATCCTCCTCGCCCGCCGGCCGGGCCAGCACGTGGTCGTCGCGCCCACCCTGGTGCAAGGCGACAAGGCGCCCGCCGCCATCGCCCGGGCCCTCCGCCTGCTGACCGACCGCGCCGCCCCCGATCTGGTGATCGTCGGCCGCGGCGGCGGCAGCCCCGAGGATTTGTGGTGCTGGAACGAAGAGGAAGTCGTGCGCGCGGTGGTCGAGTGCCCCGTGCCGGTGATCTCGGGCGTCGGCCATGAAACCGACGTCAGCCTGTGCGACCTGGCGGCCGACGCGCGCGCCGCGACGCCGACGCACGCGGCGGAAATGGCGGTGCCGGACATCGCCGAGTTGCTGGTCAAGGTCGGGCTGCAAAGACGCCGCCTGACGCGCACCCTGGCCAATCGCCTCGAATCGCTGGACCGTCGGTTGGAACACCTGCGCCATCGGCTGCGCCAGGAAGCCGCGCCGACCGCGCCGGCCGGCCGACGGCTCGATGAACTGCACGAAAAGCTGGTGAACGAGCTTCATTTTCTGGTCACGCGGCGGCGGCACCAATTGGAAATGCTGAATCAGCGGCTGCAGGCGCAATCGCCGGCGGCCCGCCTCGCCCAGCGCCGCCAGCGGCTGGAAAGCCTGCACTTTCGCTTGCGGGGCGCATTGGCGCGGCAACTGGACAAACAGGAAAACCGCCGCGCCATCCTGCACGGCCGGCTGGAAAACGTCAGCCCGTTGGCGGTGCTGGAACGCGGCTACGCGATCGTCACCGACGCGCAACGTCGGGCGGTCCGCCACGCCGGGCAAACCCAGCCCGGCGATCCGCTGCACGTGCGCCTGCATCGGGGGAAATTGTCGGCCGTCGTGACGGCGGTCGATCCCGGCGAGTGA
- a CDS encoding ABC-F family ATP-binding cassette domain-containing protein, which produces MASLIACREIAKSYWDRPLFAGISLSVSAGDRIGVIGANGSGKTTLLRILAGLESPDEGECAVAKGLRVGFVPQDSRFAAGRTVAEILREAAERDAAPHQDGENDPRVRAGIILSRLGFGDPAAVIDTLSGGWRKRLSLAQALVTDPDILLLDEPTNHLDLDGILWLENLLVESRFAYVIVSHDRAFLQRCVCRTLELDRRYPGGFLSVEGDYSTFLERREEMLIARARQQESLSVKVRNEVAWLRSGVKARGTKAQFRIDEAHQLIRELETMKQQGVTGRAGIDFVATGRKTKRLLEASGLGKSLGGRRLLGDFDLLLRPGLRLGLLGANGSGKTTLLRLLAGELEPDEGRIQRVEQLRMVYFDQHREELDPNLTLRRALAEKGDTVIFRDRPIHVGSWAARFRFPASQLDVEIGRLSGGERAKILIARLMLRPADVLLLDEPTNDLDIPTLEVLEESLTDFPGALVMVTHDRYLLDRISTVLLELDGEGGTKYFADYAQAEADRAARRSAAKPKKTSEPPKVRPRPAPTKLSFREQREFDGLEAAILQAEAEVEKHRREMEDPAVNTNAQRLQQAFEAHRAAHDALEALYARWYELETKRAALQAQKDR; this is translated from the coding sequence GGCATTTCGCTGAGCGTGAGCGCCGGTGATCGGATCGGCGTCATCGGCGCCAACGGTTCGGGCAAGACCACCCTCCTGCGCATTCTGGCCGGGTTGGAATCGCCCGACGAAGGCGAATGCGCCGTCGCCAAGGGCCTGCGCGTCGGTTTCGTGCCCCAGGACAGCCGCTTCGCCGCGGGGCGGACCGTCGCCGAAATTCTGCGCGAAGCCGCGGAACGGGATGCCGCGCCGCATCAGGATGGCGAAAACGACCCGCGCGTGCGCGCCGGAATCATTCTGAGCCGTTTGGGCTTCGGCGACCCTGCCGCCGTGATCGACACCCTTTCCGGCGGGTGGCGGAAACGGCTTTCGCTGGCGCAAGCCCTGGTGACCGATCCCGATATCCTGCTGCTGGACGAGCCGACCAACCACCTGGATCTCGACGGCATCCTCTGGCTGGAAAATCTGCTGGTCGAAAGCCGCTTCGCCTACGTCATCGTGAGCCACGACCGGGCCTTTTTGCAAAGGTGCGTCTGCCGCACCCTGGAACTCGACCGCCGCTACCCCGGCGGGTTTCTTTCGGTCGAGGGGGATTACAGCACCTTTCTGGAGCGGCGCGAGGAGATGCTGATCGCCCGCGCCCGGCAGCAGGAATCGTTGAGCGTCAAGGTGCGCAACGAGGTCGCCTGGCTGCGCAGCGGCGTGAAGGCGCGCGGCACGAAAGCCCAATTCCGGATCGACGAGGCCCACCAGTTGATCCGGGAATTGGAAACGATGAAGCAGCAGGGCGTGACCGGACGGGCGGGCATCGACTTCGTCGCCACCGGCCGCAAAACCAAACGCCTGCTGGAGGCGAGCGGCCTCGGCAAATCGCTGGGCGGCCGGCGGCTGCTGGGCGATTTCGACCTGCTGTTGCGGCCGGGCCTGCGGCTGGGACTCCTGGGCGCCAACGGTAGCGGCAAGACCACCTTGCTGCGGCTGCTGGCGGGCGAACTCGAACCCGACGAAGGTCGCATTCAACGGGTGGAGCAGTTGCGCATGGTGTATTTCGATCAGCACCGCGAGGAACTCGATCCCAACCTCACCCTGCGGCGCGCGTTGGCGGAAAAGGGCGATACGGTGATCTTCCGCGACCGGCCGATTCACGTCGGCTCCTGGGCGGCGCGGTTTCGTTTTCCCGCCTCGCAATTGGACGTGGAAATCGGCCGCCTGTCCGGCGGCGAACGCGCGAAGATTCTGATCGCCCGGCTGATGTTGCGGCCCGCCGACGTGCTCTTACTCGACGAGCCGACCAACGACTTGGATATCCCCACGCTGGAGGTGCTGGAGGAAAGCCTGACGGATTTTCCGGGCGCCCTGGTGATGGTCACTCACGACCGCTACCTGCTCGACCGGATTTCCACGGTGCTGCTGGAACTGGACGGCGAGGGGGGAACGAAATACTTCGCTGATTACGCGCAGGCGGAAGCGGATCGCGCGGCGCGACGGTCGGCGGCCAAACCGAAAAAAACGAGCGAGCCGCCCAAGGTCCGGCCGCGCCCCGCGCCGACCAAGCTTTCGTTCCGCGAGCAGCGCGAATTCGACGGGCTGGAGGCCGCCATCTTGCAGGCCGAGGCAGAGGTCGAAAAACACCGGCGGGAAATGGAGGACCCGGCGGTGAACACCAACGCCCAACGGCTCCAACAGGCCTTCGAGGCGCACCGCGCGGCGCACGACGCGTTGGAAGCGCTCTACGCCCGCTGGTACGAACTGGAAACGAAACGCGCGGCGTTACAGGCCCAGAAGGATCGGTAG